In one Sesamum indicum cultivar Zhongzhi No. 13 linkage group LG12, S_indicum_v1.0, whole genome shotgun sequence genomic region, the following are encoded:
- the LOC105175670 gene encoding uncharacterized protein LOC105175670 isoform X2, with translation MSTSRGSGAGNGGGVQAIPAGSRKMVQSLKEIVNCSEAEIYATLKDCNMDPNEAVNRLLSQDPFHEVKSKREKKKEGKDTTETRSRSANNNSSRGGKIGADRYHGRGGSTPYSSESASLPGRSSYKKENGSTPNASYLSSGNNRSRGPAGPSDGASSENKVSSLSMADAMPSGVQPTSGYQSAWVSVPGQVSMADIVKMGRPQNKVASAPNASHHNIQGSSASASHHNLRFPEDHVPKDPELGIAPVQHVSTNEEWPSIEKPPVAKVNPIPEHKVDSDQHLESSGVLSDSINQAEEVQETKNDNMENSGANDMGSKSISTREIPEDDSGGASLFENDLYNNMGSYSQQAHDFHEDVAVEEIGASVSSVTRNLQQLSVQKDDGRFPSEEYAPSVVIPDHLQVQSADCSHLSFGSFGSGMSAAYSSGNMTSVPVKTNEEPHSEPDISSVGHPDARSSEYYVDDSLRNAPDGGLFHRTGANAGSYDPSSASQPEELKPENAEVAHGNQYPFPSSNSGYAFDNGQHLNASFSQTSSQMQNLAPFPNSMSYTNSLPSALSPANVHPSRESDLQYSPFPVTQSTSSKYGNSVSSISGSAISMPEALKTAGFPSTQPAQQTLSGTNVATGPPLPQHLAVHPYSQPTLPLGPFTNMIGYPFLPQSYTYMPSAFQQTFSGNSTYHQSLAALLPQYKNNVSASSLPQSAAIASGYGAFGNTPTIPGNFPMNPPAGPSGTTLSYDDVLNSQYKDSSHLVSLQQNENPALWLHGANSRTMSAVPASTYYNYQGQNQQTGGGMRQAQQPSQNYGSLGYPNFYHSQTGIALDQQQNPRDAPLGGSQGQPKQSQIWQNSY, from the exons ATGAGCACAAGCAGAGGAAGCGGCGCCGGCAATGGCGGCGGAGTACAAGCCATTCCAGCGGGGTCCCGGAAGATGGTGCAGAGTTTGAAGGAGATAGTGAACTGTTCCGAGGCGGAGATCTATGCTACTCTCAAGGACTGTAATATGGACCCTAACGAGGCCGTAAATCGTCTTCTCTCTCAAG ATCCTTTCCATGAGGTGAAGAGTAAacgagaaaagaaaaaggag GGTAAAGATACCACTGAGACTAGGTCTCGTAGtgctaataataattcaagtcGAGGCGGCAAGATTGGTGCTGATCGATATCATGGTCGTGGTGGCTCAACACCATATTCTTCCG AGTCTGCTTCTTTGCCTGGAAGGTCGTcatataagaaagaaaatggatCTACTCCTAATGCAAGTTATTTATCTTCAGGAAATAATAGAAGCAGAGGACCTGCAGGCCCCAG TGATGGTGCCTCTTCTGAAAACAAAGTGTCGTCGCTGAGCATGGCTGATGCTATGCCATCTGGTGTACAGCCAACTTCTGGATATCAATCTGCTTGGGTGAGTGTTCCTGGTCAAGTGTCCATGGCTGACATTGTGAAGATGGGAAGACCTCAAAATAAAGTAGCGAGTGCTCCAAATGCATCTCATCACAACATTCAGGGTTCTTCAGCAAGTGCATCTCATCATAATTTAAGATTTCCTGAAGATCATGTACCCAAAGATCCTGAGTTGGGAATTGCCCCGGTCCAGCATGTATCAACTAATGAGGAGTGGCCTTCCATAGAGAAGCCACCTGTTGCAAAGGTGAATCCTATCCCAGAGCATAAAGTGGACTCTGACCAGCATCTTGAGTCATCTGGTGTGCTTTCTGACAGCATTAATCAGGCAGAAGAGgttcaagaaacaaaaaatgataacATGGAAAACTCTGGAGCAAATGATATGGGATCTAAATCTATATCCACTAGAGAGATCCCAGAAGATGATTCAGGAGGTGCATCTTTGTTCGAGAATGATTTGTATAATAACATGGGTTCATACTCGCAGCAGGCTCATGATTTCCATGAAG ATGTTGCAGTTGAAGAAATTGGCGCTTCAGTGTCATCAGTCACCAGAAACTTGCAGCAACTAAGTGTACAAAAGGATGACGGGAGATTCCCATCTGAGGAATATGCGCCTTCCGTGGTGATTCCAGATCATTTGCAAGTTCAGAGTGCAGATTGCTCACACTTGAGCTTTGGTAGTTTTGGATCTGGCATGAGTGCTGCATATTCTTCTGGGAATATGACATCTGTGCCTGTAAAAACTAATGAAGAGCCACATAGTGAACCTGATATTTCATCTGTTGGGCATCCGGACGCTAG AAGTTCTGAGTATTATGTTGATGATTCTCTTAGAAATGCTCCTGATGGTGGTTTGTTCCATAGAACTGGTGCAAATGCTGGGAGCTATGATCCATCTTCTGCTTCACAGCCAGAAGAGTTGAAGCCTGAGAATGCTGAAGTAGCTCATGGAAACCAAtatccttttccttcttccaaCTCTGGCTACGCGTTTGATAATGGGCAACACTTAAATGCCTCTTTCAGTCAAACAAGTTCACAGATGCAGAATCTTGCTCCTTTTCCCAATTCTATG TCATACACAAATTCGCTACCGAGTGCATTGTCGCCTGCTAATGTTCACCCCAGTAGAGAATCTGATCTTCAGTACTCTCCATTTCCCGTGACGCAATCAACATCAAGTAAATATGGGAATTCTGTATCTTCCATTAGTGGTTCAGCAATTTCTATGCCTGAG GCTTTGAAGACTGCTGGCTTCCCATCAACACAGCCTGCTCAACAGACCCTTTCTGGAACTAATGTTGCCACTGGACCTCCTCTTCCTCAACACCTAGCTGTACATCCATATTCTCAGCCTACTCTTCCTTTGGGACCATTTACAAACATGATTGGCTACCCTTTCTTGCCTCAGAGCTACACATACATGCCCTCCGCTTTTCAACAAACATTCTCGGGTAACAGTACGTACCATCAATCTCTAGCAGCGCTACTTCCTCAGTATAAAAACAATGTTTCTGCCAGTAGTTTGCCACAGTCTGCTGCTATTGCTTCTGGATATGGTGCCTTTGGAAATACCCCGACAATTCCTGGAAATTTCCCAATGAATCCACCTGCTGGGCCGTCTGGGACAACTCTAAGTTATGATGATGTTTTGAATTCTCAGTACAAGGATAGTAGTCACTTAGTTTCACTTCAGCAG AATGAGAACCCAGCCTTGTGGCTTCATGGAGCTAATTCTAGAACAATGTCAGCTGTTCCAGCCAGCACATATTACAATTATCAGGGACAAAATCAGCAAACAGGTGGTGGTATGAGACAAGCTCAGCAGCCGTCACAGAATTATGGGTCCCTAGGTTACCCAAATTTTTACCATTCTCAAACTGGCATAGCGCTTGATCAGCAGCAGAACCCAAGAGATGCACCACTCGGTGGCTCACAAGGACAGCCTAAGCAATCCCAAATTTGGCAGAACAGCTACTAA
- the LOC105175670 gene encoding GBF-interacting protein 1-like isoform X1, giving the protein MSTSRGSGAGNGGGVQAIPAGSRKMVQSLKEIVNCSEAEIYATLKDCNMDPNEAVNRLLSQDPFHEVKSKREKKKEGKDTTETRSRSANNNSSRGGKIGADRYHGRGGSTPYSSESASLPGRSSYKKENGSTPNASYLSSGNNRSRGPAGPSDGASSENKVSSLSMADAMPSGVQPTSGYQSAWVSVPGQVSMADIVKMGRPQNKVASAPNASHHNIQGSSASASHHNLRFPEDHVPKDPELGIAPVQHVSTNEEWPSIEKPPVAKVNPIPEHKVDSDQHLESSGVLSDSINQAEEVQETKNDNMENSGANDMGSKSISTREIPEDDSGGASLFENDLYNNMGSYSQQAHDFHEDVAVEEIGASVSSVTRNLQQLSVQKDDGRFPSEEYAPSVVIPDHLQVQSADCSHLSFGSFGSGMSAAYSSGNMTSVPVKTNEEPHSEPDISSVGHPDARSSEYYVDDSLRNAPDGGLFHRTGANAGSYDPSSASQPEELKPENAEVAHGNQYPFPSSNSGYAFDNGQHLNASFSQTSSQMQNLAPFPNSMQSYTNSLPSALSPANVHPSRESDLQYSPFPVTQSTSSKYGNSVSSISGSAISMPEALKTAGFPSTQPAQQTLSGTNVATGPPLPQHLAVHPYSQPTLPLGPFTNMIGYPFLPQSYTYMPSAFQQTFSGNSTYHQSLAALLPQYKNNVSASSLPQSAAIASGYGAFGNTPTIPGNFPMNPPAGPSGTTLSYDDVLNSQYKDSSHLVSLQQNENPALWLHGANSRTMSAVPASTYYNYQGQNQQTGGGMRQAQQPSQNYGSLGYPNFYHSQTGIALDQQQNPRDAPLGGSQGQPKQSQIWQNSY; this is encoded by the exons ATGAGCACAAGCAGAGGAAGCGGCGCCGGCAATGGCGGCGGAGTACAAGCCATTCCAGCGGGGTCCCGGAAGATGGTGCAGAGTTTGAAGGAGATAGTGAACTGTTCCGAGGCGGAGATCTATGCTACTCTCAAGGACTGTAATATGGACCCTAACGAGGCCGTAAATCGTCTTCTCTCTCAAG ATCCTTTCCATGAGGTGAAGAGTAAacgagaaaagaaaaaggag GGTAAAGATACCACTGAGACTAGGTCTCGTAGtgctaataataattcaagtcGAGGCGGCAAGATTGGTGCTGATCGATATCATGGTCGTGGTGGCTCAACACCATATTCTTCCG AGTCTGCTTCTTTGCCTGGAAGGTCGTcatataagaaagaaaatggatCTACTCCTAATGCAAGTTATTTATCTTCAGGAAATAATAGAAGCAGAGGACCTGCAGGCCCCAG TGATGGTGCCTCTTCTGAAAACAAAGTGTCGTCGCTGAGCATGGCTGATGCTATGCCATCTGGTGTACAGCCAACTTCTGGATATCAATCTGCTTGGGTGAGTGTTCCTGGTCAAGTGTCCATGGCTGACATTGTGAAGATGGGAAGACCTCAAAATAAAGTAGCGAGTGCTCCAAATGCATCTCATCACAACATTCAGGGTTCTTCAGCAAGTGCATCTCATCATAATTTAAGATTTCCTGAAGATCATGTACCCAAAGATCCTGAGTTGGGAATTGCCCCGGTCCAGCATGTATCAACTAATGAGGAGTGGCCTTCCATAGAGAAGCCACCTGTTGCAAAGGTGAATCCTATCCCAGAGCATAAAGTGGACTCTGACCAGCATCTTGAGTCATCTGGTGTGCTTTCTGACAGCATTAATCAGGCAGAAGAGgttcaagaaacaaaaaatgataacATGGAAAACTCTGGAGCAAATGATATGGGATCTAAATCTATATCCACTAGAGAGATCCCAGAAGATGATTCAGGAGGTGCATCTTTGTTCGAGAATGATTTGTATAATAACATGGGTTCATACTCGCAGCAGGCTCATGATTTCCATGAAG ATGTTGCAGTTGAAGAAATTGGCGCTTCAGTGTCATCAGTCACCAGAAACTTGCAGCAACTAAGTGTACAAAAGGATGACGGGAGATTCCCATCTGAGGAATATGCGCCTTCCGTGGTGATTCCAGATCATTTGCAAGTTCAGAGTGCAGATTGCTCACACTTGAGCTTTGGTAGTTTTGGATCTGGCATGAGTGCTGCATATTCTTCTGGGAATATGACATCTGTGCCTGTAAAAACTAATGAAGAGCCACATAGTGAACCTGATATTTCATCTGTTGGGCATCCGGACGCTAG AAGTTCTGAGTATTATGTTGATGATTCTCTTAGAAATGCTCCTGATGGTGGTTTGTTCCATAGAACTGGTGCAAATGCTGGGAGCTATGATCCATCTTCTGCTTCACAGCCAGAAGAGTTGAAGCCTGAGAATGCTGAAGTAGCTCATGGAAACCAAtatccttttccttcttccaaCTCTGGCTACGCGTTTGATAATGGGCAACACTTAAATGCCTCTTTCAGTCAAACAAGTTCACAGATGCAGAATCTTGCTCCTTTTCCCAATTCTATG CAGTCATACACAAATTCGCTACCGAGTGCATTGTCGCCTGCTAATGTTCACCCCAGTAGAGAATCTGATCTTCAGTACTCTCCATTTCCCGTGACGCAATCAACATCAAGTAAATATGGGAATTCTGTATCTTCCATTAGTGGTTCAGCAATTTCTATGCCTGAG GCTTTGAAGACTGCTGGCTTCCCATCAACACAGCCTGCTCAACAGACCCTTTCTGGAACTAATGTTGCCACTGGACCTCCTCTTCCTCAACACCTAGCTGTACATCCATATTCTCAGCCTACTCTTCCTTTGGGACCATTTACAAACATGATTGGCTACCCTTTCTTGCCTCAGAGCTACACATACATGCCCTCCGCTTTTCAACAAACATTCTCGGGTAACAGTACGTACCATCAATCTCTAGCAGCGCTACTTCCTCAGTATAAAAACAATGTTTCTGCCAGTAGTTTGCCACAGTCTGCTGCTATTGCTTCTGGATATGGTGCCTTTGGAAATACCCCGACAATTCCTGGAAATTTCCCAATGAATCCACCTGCTGGGCCGTCTGGGACAACTCTAAGTTATGATGATGTTTTGAATTCTCAGTACAAGGATAGTAGTCACTTAGTTTCACTTCAGCAG AATGAGAACCCAGCCTTGTGGCTTCATGGAGCTAATTCTAGAACAATGTCAGCTGTTCCAGCCAGCACATATTACAATTATCAGGGACAAAATCAGCAAACAGGTGGTGGTATGAGACAAGCTCAGCAGCCGTCACAGAATTATGGGTCCCTAGGTTACCCAAATTTTTACCATTCTCAAACTGGCATAGCGCTTGATCAGCAGCAGAACCCAAGAGATGCACCACTCGGTGGCTCACAAGGACAGCCTAAGCAATCCCAAATTTGGCAGAACAGCTACTAA
- the LOC105175670 gene encoding GBF-interacting protein 1 isoform X3, with amino-acid sequence MSTSRGSGAGNGGGVQAIPAGSRKMVQSLKEIVNCSEAEIYATLKDCNMDPNEAVNRLLSQDPFHEVKSKREKKKEGKDTTETRSRSANNNSSRGGKIGADRYHGRGGSTPYSSESASLPGRSSYKKENGSTPNASYLSSGNNRSRGPAGPSDGASSENKVSSLSMADAMPSGVQPTSGYQSAWVSVPGQVSMADIVKMGRPQNKVASAPNASHHNIQGSSASASHHNLRFPEDHVPKDPELGIAPVQHVSTNEEWPSIEKPPVAKVNPIPEHKVDSDQHLESSGVLSDSINQAEEVQETKNDNMENSGANDMGSKSISTREIPEDDSGGASLFENDLYNNMGSYSQQAHDFHEVEEIGASVSSVTRNLQQLSVQKDDGRFPSEEYAPSVVIPDHLQVQSADCSHLSFGSFGSGMSAAYSSGNMTSVPVKTNEEPHSEPDISSVGHPDARSSEYYVDDSLRNAPDGGLFHRTGANAGSYDPSSASQPEELKPENAEVAHGNQYPFPSSNSGYAFDNGQHLNASFSQTSSQMQNLAPFPNSMQSYTNSLPSALSPANVHPSRESDLQYSPFPVTQSTSSKYGNSVSSISGSAISMPEALKTAGFPSTQPAQQTLSGTNVATGPPLPQHLAVHPYSQPTLPLGPFTNMIGYPFLPQSYTYMPSAFQQTFSGNSTYHQSLAALLPQYKNNVSASSLPQSAAIASGYGAFGNTPTIPGNFPMNPPAGPSGTTLSYDDVLNSQYKDSSHLVSLQQNENPALWLHGANSRTMSAVPASTYYNYQGQNQQTGGGMRQAQQPSQNYGSLGYPNFYHSQTGIALDQQQNPRDAPLGGSQGQPKQSQIWQNSY; translated from the exons ATGAGCACAAGCAGAGGAAGCGGCGCCGGCAATGGCGGCGGAGTACAAGCCATTCCAGCGGGGTCCCGGAAGATGGTGCAGAGTTTGAAGGAGATAGTGAACTGTTCCGAGGCGGAGATCTATGCTACTCTCAAGGACTGTAATATGGACCCTAACGAGGCCGTAAATCGTCTTCTCTCTCAAG ATCCTTTCCATGAGGTGAAGAGTAAacgagaaaagaaaaaggag GGTAAAGATACCACTGAGACTAGGTCTCGTAGtgctaataataattcaagtcGAGGCGGCAAGATTGGTGCTGATCGATATCATGGTCGTGGTGGCTCAACACCATATTCTTCCG AGTCTGCTTCTTTGCCTGGAAGGTCGTcatataagaaagaaaatggatCTACTCCTAATGCAAGTTATTTATCTTCAGGAAATAATAGAAGCAGAGGACCTGCAGGCCCCAG TGATGGTGCCTCTTCTGAAAACAAAGTGTCGTCGCTGAGCATGGCTGATGCTATGCCATCTGGTGTACAGCCAACTTCTGGATATCAATCTGCTTGGGTGAGTGTTCCTGGTCAAGTGTCCATGGCTGACATTGTGAAGATGGGAAGACCTCAAAATAAAGTAGCGAGTGCTCCAAATGCATCTCATCACAACATTCAGGGTTCTTCAGCAAGTGCATCTCATCATAATTTAAGATTTCCTGAAGATCATGTACCCAAAGATCCTGAGTTGGGAATTGCCCCGGTCCAGCATGTATCAACTAATGAGGAGTGGCCTTCCATAGAGAAGCCACCTGTTGCAAAGGTGAATCCTATCCCAGAGCATAAAGTGGACTCTGACCAGCATCTTGAGTCATCTGGTGTGCTTTCTGACAGCATTAATCAGGCAGAAGAGgttcaagaaacaaaaaatgataacATGGAAAACTCTGGAGCAAATGATATGGGATCTAAATCTATATCCACTAGAGAGATCCCAGAAGATGATTCAGGAGGTGCATCTTTGTTCGAGAATGATTTGTATAATAACATGGGTTCATACTCGCAGCAGGCTCATGATTTCCATGAAG TTGAAGAAATTGGCGCTTCAGTGTCATCAGTCACCAGAAACTTGCAGCAACTAAGTGTACAAAAGGATGACGGGAGATTCCCATCTGAGGAATATGCGCCTTCCGTGGTGATTCCAGATCATTTGCAAGTTCAGAGTGCAGATTGCTCACACTTGAGCTTTGGTAGTTTTGGATCTGGCATGAGTGCTGCATATTCTTCTGGGAATATGACATCTGTGCCTGTAAAAACTAATGAAGAGCCACATAGTGAACCTGATATTTCATCTGTTGGGCATCCGGACGCTAG AAGTTCTGAGTATTATGTTGATGATTCTCTTAGAAATGCTCCTGATGGTGGTTTGTTCCATAGAACTGGTGCAAATGCTGGGAGCTATGATCCATCTTCTGCTTCACAGCCAGAAGAGTTGAAGCCTGAGAATGCTGAAGTAGCTCATGGAAACCAAtatccttttccttcttccaaCTCTGGCTACGCGTTTGATAATGGGCAACACTTAAATGCCTCTTTCAGTCAAACAAGTTCACAGATGCAGAATCTTGCTCCTTTTCCCAATTCTATG CAGTCATACACAAATTCGCTACCGAGTGCATTGTCGCCTGCTAATGTTCACCCCAGTAGAGAATCTGATCTTCAGTACTCTCCATTTCCCGTGACGCAATCAACATCAAGTAAATATGGGAATTCTGTATCTTCCATTAGTGGTTCAGCAATTTCTATGCCTGAG GCTTTGAAGACTGCTGGCTTCCCATCAACACAGCCTGCTCAACAGACCCTTTCTGGAACTAATGTTGCCACTGGACCTCCTCTTCCTCAACACCTAGCTGTACATCCATATTCTCAGCCTACTCTTCCTTTGGGACCATTTACAAACATGATTGGCTACCCTTTCTTGCCTCAGAGCTACACATACATGCCCTCCGCTTTTCAACAAACATTCTCGGGTAACAGTACGTACCATCAATCTCTAGCAGCGCTACTTCCTCAGTATAAAAACAATGTTTCTGCCAGTAGTTTGCCACAGTCTGCTGCTATTGCTTCTGGATATGGTGCCTTTGGAAATACCCCGACAATTCCTGGAAATTTCCCAATGAATCCACCTGCTGGGCCGTCTGGGACAACTCTAAGTTATGATGATGTTTTGAATTCTCAGTACAAGGATAGTAGTCACTTAGTTTCACTTCAGCAG AATGAGAACCCAGCCTTGTGGCTTCATGGAGCTAATTCTAGAACAATGTCAGCTGTTCCAGCCAGCACATATTACAATTATCAGGGACAAAATCAGCAAACAGGTGGTGGTATGAGACAAGCTCAGCAGCCGTCACAGAATTATGGGTCCCTAGGTTACCCAAATTTTTACCATTCTCAAACTGGCATAGCGCTTGATCAGCAGCAGAACCCAAGAGATGCACCACTCGGTGGCTCACAAGGACAGCCTAAGCAATCCCAAATTTGGCAGAACAGCTACTAA
- the LOC105175671 gene encoding uncharacterized protein LOC105175671: MSGTNEECPSRNNRTKKPESHRGHCNKDVMPGSQLWTDGLICAFEFIRGHKKSVAPKSSSNTRSFHQVDDVNVKNELHSDGGTDPISQRLNGNTLLESAPLIELGSHQAGCLYMDSQNSLDNFHPVERCEGSRWIPIGWARISELVQTVQVDAGWSTQHFEFIDDEDDLTVADLAAPYWERPAGPTWWCHLSADHPTVETWLNATQWLHPAIRTALRDESKLISDRMKHLLYEVPVRVAGGLLFELLGQSVGDPYVEEDDIPVVLRSWQAQNYLLTVLHVKGSASRINVLGITEVQELLLGGGYNTPRTIHEIIAHLASRMARWDDRLFRKSIFGAADEVELKFVNRRNHEDLNLLGVILNQEIRRLSRQVIRVKWSLHAREEIVFELLQHLRGNVTKNLLEGIRKSTREMIEEQEAVRGRIFTIQDVMQSTIRAWLQDRSLTVTHNLAVFGGCGLVLSIITGLFGINVDGIPGAENTPYAFGLFAGLLFFLGIVLIAVGLIYLGLKKPVNEEQVEVRKLELDELVKMFQHEAETHAQVHKPVSRHNLPPTAGDRFSEDADYVLIH, from the exons ATGAGTGGAACGAATGAGGAATGTCCATCCCGGAACAACAGAACAAAGAAGCCCGAGAGCCATAGAGGTCACTGCAATAAAGATGTCATGCCAGGGAGTCAGCTATGGACAGATGGACTCATTTGTGCTTTTGAATTCATCCGAGGGCATAAAAAATCAGTTGCGCCAAAATCTTCCTCAAATACTCGGTCGTTTCATCAAGTTGATGATGTTAATGTAAAGAACGAATTGCACTCTGATGGAGGAACTGACCCGATTTCTCAAAGACTAAATGGGAACACTCTTCTAGAATCTGCACCCCTTATCGAATTGGGGAGTCACCAAGCTGGCTGTTTATACATGGATAGCCAAAACTCTTTAGACAATTTTCATCCAGTAGAAAGATGTGAAGGAAGTCGTTGGATTCCAATCGGTTGGGCTAGAATTTCAGAACTTGTGCAGACAGTGCAAGTTGATGCAGGATGGTCAACCCAACACTTCGAATTTATTGATGATGAGGATGACCTCACTGTTGCTGACTTAGCTGCCCCATACTGGGAACGGCCAGCTGGGCCTACATGGTGGTGCCATCTTTCTGCAGATCATCCTACCGTCGAGACATGGCTCAATGCTACCCAGTGGCTGCATCCTGCCATTAGAACTGCTTTGAGAGATGAAAGCAAATTGATAAGTGATCGGATGAAGCACCTCTTATATGAG GTCCCAGTTCGTGTTGCTGGAGGTTTATTGTTTGAGCTTCTGGGGCAGTCTGTTGGCGATCCTTATGTTGAAGAAGATGACATCCCTGTTGTTCTTCGTTCATGGCAAGCGCAGAACTATCTTTTAACTGTTCTACATGTTAAAGGATCTGCGTCAAGAATCAATGTTTTAGGCATTACAGAAGTACAG GAACTTCTTCTTGGTGGTGGTTACAATACCCCAAGAACAATACATGAAATTATAGCACATCTAGCTAGCCGAATGGCACGGTGGGATGACAG GTTATTTCGTAAATCCATTTTTGGGGCAGCGGATGAAGTGGAACTGAAGTTTGTGAACAG GAGAAACCATGAAGATTTGAATCTTCTTGGCGTAATACTCAACCAAGAAATAAGAAGATTATCAAGACAG GTTATTAGAGTGAAATGGTCTCTTCATGCAAGGGAAGAGATAGTTTTTGAACTTCTCCAGCATCTGAGGGGGAATGTAACAAAAAACCTACTGGAAGGAATAAGAAAGAGTACCAGGGAAATGATCGAAGAGCAGGAAGCAGTTCGTGGTCGCATATTCACCATCCAGGATGTCATGCAGAGCACAATTCGTGCATGGTTGCAG GATAGAAGCCTTACAGTCACCCATAATTTAGCTGTCTTTGGAGGATGCGGCCTCGTGCTTTCCATCATCACTGGGTTGTTTGGAATCAATGTGGATGGGATCCCTGGGGCAGAAAACACACCATATGCATTCGGCCTATTTGCTGGACTTCTCTTCTTCTTAGGTATAGTGCTAATTGCAGTTGGGTTGATATATCTTGGGCTGAAAAAGCCCGTCAATGAAGAGCAGGTTGAAGTGAGGAAGTTGGAACTGGATGAGTTGGTCAAGATGTTCCAGCACGAAGCAGAAACTCATGCCCAGGTTCATAAGCCTGTCTCTCGGCATAATTTGCCCCCAACAGCTGGTGATAGGTTCTCGGAAGATGCCGACTATGTCCTTATCCATTAA
- the LOC105175672 gene encoding coatomer subunit zeta-1-like codes for MDSCPSVKNILLLDSEGKRVAVKYYSDDWPTNSAKEAFEKAVFTKTQKTNARTEAEIAMFENNIIVYKFVQDLHFYVTGSEDESELILATVLQGFFDAVGILLRGNVDKREALENLDLILLCIDEIVDGGIILETDANSIASKVASHSIDSGAPLSEQTISQALATAREHLTRSLLK; via the exons ATG GATTCCTGCCCTTCTGTGAAGAATATCCTTCTCCTTGATTCAGAGGGGAAGCGTGTTGCTGTCAAGTACTATTCAGATGACTGGCCTACTAATAGTGCAAAGGAAGCTTTTGAGAAGGCTGTATTTACCAAGACTCAGAAGACAAATGCCCGAACAGAAG CGGAGATAGCTATGTTTGAGAACAATATAATTGTCTACAAGTTTGTTCAAGACCTGCACTTCTATGTTACTGGTAGTGAAGATGAAAGTGAGCTCATCTTGGCCACTGTTCTTCAGGGGTTCTTTGATGCTGTTGGCATTTTGCTTAG GGGCAATGTCGACAAGAGGGAGGCCCTTGAAAATTTGGATCTCATTCTTTTATGCATCGATGAAATTGTTGATGGCGG GATTATTCTGGAAACTGATGCAAATAGCATTGCAAGTAAAGTTGCAAGTCATAGTATAGATTCCGGAGCGCCACTGTCTGAGCAG ACAATAAGCCAAGCACTTGCAACTGCTCGCGAGCATCTTACTAGATCCCTTCTGAAGTGA